One genomic region from Melioribacteraceae bacterium encodes:
- a CDS encoding long-chain fatty acid--CoA ligase, translating into MLHNFQTDWLAKWAYYTPNKFFLREHNRDLRWSFGEFNLRTNALAKYLTNELGIKTGDRIAVYSKNRTEYVQLFLACVKTGAILVPLNFRLTPRELDILIGDAEPKVFFYESEYKEQSQKLQTLKNIPHQKSIEEITDFLTGGISEIDFTPPRLFTEDDVVMILYTAGTTGLSKGVMINHRMLYWNAVNTCLRLDINSNDHTQSYAPFFHTGGWNVLFTPFLFHGASHTILQNFDAELILKLMEKEKTTLLFGVPTMLQMMSDLPYFKEANLSSVRYAIVGGAAMPIPLINIWHEKGIPIRQGFGLTEVGPNCFSLHQDHAIIKKGSIGFPNFYFEAKIIDDNGKEVGINEVGELWLRSPVVTPGYWRKEKETGESITDGYFHTGDLVRKDEDGFFFVVDRKKNMFISGGENVYPAEIEKYLYTNETVKEVAVIGVPDEKWGEVGKAFIVLKENNSMNEEQAINFCKGNLAKYKIPKYFQFVNEIPKTDAGKINKLKLLEIHKQQTTK; encoded by the coding sequence ATGCTTCATAATTTTCAAACTGATTGGCTGGCTAAATGGGCGTATTACACGCCAAATAAATTCTTCCTGCGCGAGCACAACCGGGATTTAAGATGGTCGTTCGGTGAATTCAATTTAAGAACTAACGCACTGGCCAAATATTTGACTAATGAACTCGGGATTAAAACCGGAGATCGCATAGCTGTCTATTCCAAAAACAGAACTGAATACGTTCAGTTATTCCTTGCGTGTGTTAAAACCGGAGCCATACTTGTCCCGCTTAACTTCCGGCTGACTCCAAGAGAACTCGATATTCTCATCGGTGACGCTGAGCCAAAAGTTTTTTTCTACGAATCCGAATACAAAGAACAGTCACAAAAACTTCAGACATTAAAAAACATTCCTCATCAGAAAAGCATTGAAGAGATTACAGATTTTTTGACCGGAGGTATTTCAGAAATTGATTTTACTCCTCCGCGGTTATTTACCGAAGATGATGTTGTAATGATCCTTTACACCGCCGGCACAACCGGTTTATCGAAAGGCGTGATGATCAATCACCGCATGCTCTACTGGAATGCGGTTAATACTTGTCTAAGACTCGATATTAATTCCAACGATCACACACAAAGTTACGCGCCCTTTTTCCATACCGGAGGGTGGAATGTATTGTTTACACCGTTCCTCTTTCACGGCGCATCACATACAATTCTTCAGAACTTTGACGCCGAGCTTATTTTGAAACTAATGGAGAAGGAAAAGACCACGCTCCTTTTCGGTGTTCCCACAATGCTTCAGATGATGAGCGACCTTCCATACTTCAAAGAAGCGAATCTTTCAAGTGTACGATACGCGATAGTTGGCGGTGCTGCCATGCCGATTCCGTTAATAAACATCTGGCACGAAAAAGGAATCCCGATCCGCCAGGGTTTCGGATTGACTGAAGTTGGGCCGAACTGTTTTTCTCTTCACCAGGACCATGCGATAATCAAAAAAGGTTCGATCGGTTTCCCGAATTTTTATTTCGAAGCAAAAATTATTGATGATAACGGAAAGGAAGTCGGGATTAATGAAGTCGGCGAACTCTGGCTCCGTTCGCCGGTTGTAACTCCCGGCTACTGGCGAAAAGAGAAGGAGACCGGAGAATCGATTACAGACGGATACTTCCACACTGGTGATTTAGTGAGGAAGGACGAAGACGGATTCTTCTTTGTTGTCGACCGCAAGAAGAACATGTTCATCAGCGGTGGAGAGAATGTTTATCCCGCCGAGATTGAAAAATATCTCTATACAAATGAGACGGTTAAAGAAGTTGCCGTAATCGGTGTGCCCGATGAAAAATGGGGCGAGGTCGGAAAAGCTTTTATAGTTCTTAAAGAAAATAATTCGATGAATGAGGAACAAGCAATCAATTTCTGCAAAGGAAACCTGGCAAAGTATAAGATACCGAAGTACTTTCAGTTCGTAAATGAAATTCCGAAAACAGACGCAGGTAAAATTAACAAACTGAAACTTCTTGAAATACACAAACAACAAACAACCAAATAA
- a CDS encoding alpha/beta hydrolase → MKRLLLFTIVAIFGLYGCSGFLYTDKPALEFRDIDYGFPTKSALKNPEIAYIEAGSGPKTLILIHGLASNAGFWRYVIPELSKEFRVIAVDLPGYGKSGKGAYQYSISFYAEQIKLLADELKLKKFTIAGHSMGGQIAIMFSLKYPDRLEKLVLASPAGIEEFEKGEGDWLRSVMTMNGVKKTYEDGIRRNLANNFYSWDESRWEWMVEERVRMSKAKDFDEFTYTVVRCVNAMLDEPTFDKIKNISVPTLIVYGKYDGLIPNPYLNPGFTSDIFKWGASQIPGCRLYEIDNCGHMLQIEKPEEFTKAVSDFLN, encoded by the coding sequence ATGAAAAGACTATTATTATTTACAATCGTTGCAATCTTCGGTCTTTACGGATGTTCAGGATTCCTCTATACAGACAAGCCGGCTCTTGAATTCCGGGATATTGATTACGGTTTCCCGACTAAATCAGCTCTTAAAAATCCGGAGATCGCCTACATCGAAGCCGGCAGCGGTCCGAAAACTCTTATACTCATTCACGGACTCGCGAGCAATGCGGGATTCTGGAGATATGTGATTCCGGAGTTATCGAAAGAATTCAGGGTAATTGCGGTTGATCTTCCCGGTTATGGAAAATCCGGTAAGGGTGCATATCAGTATTCAATTTCATTCTACGCCGAGCAGATCAAACTGCTTGCCGATGAATTGAAACTGAAGAAATTTACTATAGCCGGACATTCGATGGGCGGACAGATAGCAATTATGTTTTCTCTAAAATATCCCGATCGTCTTGAAAAACTTGTCCTCGCTTCACCGGCGGGTATCGAGGAGTTTGAAAAAGGGGAAGGCGACTGGCTTAGAAGCGTTATGACGATGAACGGCGTTAAGAAAACATATGAGGACGGGATAAGGAGAAATCTCGCGAATAATTTCTATTCCTGGGACGAGAGCAGATGGGAATGGATGGTTGAAGAACGCGTTAGAATGTCCAAAGCAAAAGACTTCGATGAGTTCACCTATACGGTAGTAAGATGCGTTAATGCGATGCTCGACGAACCGACATTCGATAAGATTAAAAATATTTCCGTTCCAACACTTATAGTTTACGGGAAATATGACGGTTTGATTCCAAATCCGTATCTTAATCCCGGTTTTACTTCGGATATTTTCAAATGGGGCGCCTCGCAGATTCCCGGCTGCAGATTGTATGAAATTGATAACTGCGGACATATGCTTCAGATTGAAAAGCCGGAGGAATTCACTAAAGCTGTTTCAGATTTTCTTAACTAA
- a CDS encoding alpha/beta hydrolase encodes MQFPDLNYNFDYRLIEIENQLSIAYYDTGSGNNVLLFIHGLSSYIPAWLKLIPLLQNNFRCIAIDLPGYGKSSAGVHEGTVPFYTEVVSSFIRKLNLENVTLAGHSMGGQIAIATALQFSSLIQKLVLLAPAGFETFSNKEIALIKKYNTQQFYYSAGDDDIIASFRSNFFKMNDDVKPMIDDRIKMRGWKNFGDYCRIVVNSLNGLLDYPVYDKLKELKVPSLIFFGRNDRWIPNKNLHKNTTTEEIALKGALQIPDSKLILIDECGHFIPYEHPELLAREIKSFLI; translated from the coding sequence ATGCAATTCCCCGATCTGAATTATAATTTTGATTACAGACTCATTGAAATCGAAAATCAATTATCGATCGCATATTATGACACCGGCAGCGGGAATAATGTGCTTCTCTTCATTCACGGATTATCGAGTTACATACCCGCATGGCTTAAACTCATTCCGCTTCTTCAGAACAATTTCAGATGCATCGCTATCGATCTCCCCGGATACGGCAAGTCATCCGCAGGCGTTCACGAAGGAACTGTTCCTTTTTACACAGAAGTTGTTTCATCATTCATAAGAAAACTTAATTTGGAAAACGTAACTCTCGCCGGTCATTCGATGGGCGGGCAGATCGCAATTGCAACGGCGCTACAATTCTCTTCTCTTATTCAGAAGCTTGTTTTATTAGCGCCGGCCGGATTCGAAACTTTCAGCAATAAAGAAATCGCCCTTATAAAAAAATACAATACGCAGCAGTTTTATTATTCTGCCGGCGATGATGATATTATTGCAAGCTTCCGTTCGAACTTTTTTAAAATGAATGATGATGTTAAACCGATGATAGACGATAGAATTAAGATGAGGGGGTGGAAAAACTTCGGCGATTACTGCCGGATAGTTGTTAATTCACTTAACGGCCTTCTCGATTATCCGGTTTATGATAAATTAAAAGAACTTAAGGTGCCGTCATTGATTTTCTTCGGCAGGAATGATAGATGGATTCCAAACAAAAATCTTCACAAGAACACTACAACAGAAGAAATTGCATTGAAGGGTGCCTTGCAGATTCCTGATTCAAAATTAATATTGATTGATGAATGCGGACATTTTATTCCATACGAGCACCCTGAACTACTCGCCAGAGAAATAAAATCTTTTCTAATTTAA
- a CDS encoding T9SS type A sorting domain-containing protein, with product MKRFNTIKASLLFLILFFADSEAQWMKIDIISDARPAPSLFLKDGIIYAGSDNRIYRSSDNGVNWKESNIISPDVDFISALIKHDNKIFVGTYNHGVFYSSDEGITWNSLNTGLNGLGAQTISEFAVRGSDLYAGTYGGGVFVTDLNALSHWNSFSNGLSFTVSYNINSIKNIDGTLYAGAGGNSSFFKNRENSDLWEEVVFGEMWGEPNNVFDIIKMGDQYIISASYGIYTSSDGVNWNYFNTGAGVINESNFALHNNRIYAHFTKGAGRTLWITSDDNGKTWNFFDDQRGIDVLSALVVDNKLFAGRVYGFNYRPLDPTSVDGDELPAQFELSQNYPNPFNPSTTINFSIDTPGNVELKIYDITGREVAALINQYKPAGNYSYRFNPTELNLSSGVYFYKLSAGEFSSVKKMILMK from the coding sequence ATGAAACGTTTTAACACTATAAAAGCTTCTCTGCTTTTTCTAATACTATTCTTCGCCGATTCCGAAGCACAGTGGATGAAGATCGATATAATAAGCGACGCCCGTCCTGCTCCTTCTCTCTTCCTTAAAGACGGAATAATTTACGCCGGTTCCGACAACAGGATCTACCGCAGCTCCGATAACGGCGTTAACTGGAAAGAATCCAATATCATTTCTCCCGATGTTGATTTCATCAGCGCGTTGATCAAACATGATAATAAAATTTTCGTCGGCACCTACAATCACGGCGTCTTTTATTCATCGGACGAGGGAATAACATGGAACAGTCTGAATACAGGATTGAACGGTTTGGGTGCGCAGACTATTTCGGAGTTTGCGGTAAGAGGGTCCGACTTATATGCCGGAACTTACGGCGGGGGTGTCTTTGTAACGGATCTCAACGCTCTCTCGCATTGGAATAGCTTTAGCAACGGACTTTCATTTACTGTTTCCTACAACATCAACTCAATCAAAAATATAGACGGAACACTCTATGCCGGCGCCGGCGGAAATTCATCCTTTTTTAAAAACAGAGAGAACTCAGATCTCTGGGAGGAAGTTGTTTTCGGCGAAATGTGGGGGGAGCCGAATAATGTTTTCGATATTATTAAAATGGGCGATCAGTACATAATTTCGGCTTCATACGGGATATATACGAGCAGTGACGGGGTTAACTGGAATTATTTCAATACCGGTGCCGGAGTTATTAACGAATCGAACTTTGCGCTTCACAACAATAGAATTTATGCACATTTTACAAAAGGGGCCGGAAGAACTTTATGGATTACATCTGATGATAATGGTAAAACATGGAATTTCTTTGATGACCAAAGAGGCATTGACGTATTAAGCGCACTTGTAGTGGATAATAAACTTTTCGCCGGAAGGGTTTACGGATTCAATTACAGGCCTTTGGATCCGACATCTGTCGATGGGGATGAACTGCCCGCGCAGTTTGAGCTGAGTCAGAATTATCCTAATCCGTTTAATCCCTCAACCACAATAAATTTTTCGATAGACACGCCGGGCAATGTGGAACTGAAGATTTATGATATTACCGGAAGAGAGGTTGCCGCACTTATAAATCAATACAAGCCCGCAGGCAATTATAGCTACCGTTTCAATCCAACGGAATTGAATCTGTCGAGCGGCGTCTATTTTTATAAGTTGAGCGCGGGGGAATTTTCTTCTGTTAAGAAAATGATATTAATGAAATGA
- a CDS encoding NAD(P)-dependent alcohol dehydrogenase, giving the protein MKAVICTKYGPPEVLEIREVEKPAPKPNEVLVKILATTAHIGDTKIRRFEPGMGPVKDFFFKPMMRIVLGFKGPRKKILGMELSGEVEAIGKDVTRFKVGDPVFASTEFRFGTYAQYCCLPENGILAIKPANMTHEEAAPVSNGGITALIHLRKANIRKGEKALIYGASGSVGTYAIQIAKNYGAEVTAVCSTSNIELVKSLGADKVIDYTKEDFTQNNETFDVIYDAVGKIEHSKRRKPLSANGRFINVLTASGNIKLNVNDLYALKDLCDAGKLKSVIDRIYPLDQIREAHRYVDKGHKKGNVVITVPHDDY; this is encoded by the coding sequence ATGAAAGCAGTCATCTGCACAAAGTACGGTCCGCCTGAAGTTCTTGAGATCCGGGAAGTTGAAAAACCCGCGCCCAAACCGAATGAAGTCCTTGTCAAAATTTTAGCAACAACGGCACACATAGGCGATACAAAGATCCGCCGGTTTGAACCGGGGATGGGTCCTGTAAAAGACTTCTTCTTCAAACCGATGATGAGAATTGTCCTCGGCTTTAAAGGTCCGCGGAAAAAAATATTAGGCATGGAGCTTTCAGGAGAAGTTGAAGCAATAGGAAAAGATGTAACGCGTTTCAAAGTTGGAGATCCGGTCTTTGCGTCCACGGAATTCAGATTCGGCACATACGCACAGTATTGCTGCCTGCCGGAGAATGGAATCCTCGCAATCAAACCCGCTAACATGACTCACGAAGAAGCCGCGCCCGTATCCAACGGCGGAATAACCGCGTTGATACATCTCCGAAAAGCCAACATTCGCAAAGGGGAGAAAGCACTGATCTACGGCGCTTCCGGGAGTGTAGGCACTTATGCAATTCAGATCGCTAAGAATTACGGCGCCGAAGTAACGGCCGTATGCAGCACTTCGAACATTGAGCTGGTGAAATCCCTCGGCGCTGATAAAGTTATTGATTATACTAAAGAGGACTTTACACAGAACAATGAAACTTTCGATGTTATCTACGACGCAGTAGGAAAGATCGAACATTCGAAAAGGAGAAAGCCCCTCTCCGCAAACGGGCGATTTATTAATGTTCTTACGGCATCGGGCAATATCAAATTGAACGTGAATGACCTTTACGCATTAAAGGATCTTTGTGATGCGGGGAAGTTGAAATCAGTTATCGATAGAATCTATCCGCTGGATCAGATAAGGGAAGCTCACAGGTACGTGGACAAAGGACATAAGAAAGGGAACGTGGTTATAACCGTCCCGCATGATGATTATTAA
- a CDS encoding DUF1761 domain-containing protein: MEGAQIHINYLAVFFAALLGFIIGGLWYGPLFGKQWMKEMNFTEESLKKSNMARIFGLSFVLSLVIAFNLAAFLGEKADLMWGLTAGALAGIGWVAASLGITYLFGRKSLKLFLIDAGYQAVTYTLMGGLLGIWK; encoded by the coding sequence ATGGAAGGCGCTCAGATTCATATAAATTACCTCGCGGTGTTCTTTGCCGCGCTTCTCGGTTTTATTATCGGGGGACTCTGGTACGGTCCTCTGTTCGGAAAGCAGTGGATGAAAGAGATGAACTTTACTGAAGAGAGTCTTAAGAAATCTAATATGGCAAGGATCTTCGGATTATCGTTCGTACTGTCGCTAGTAATCGCGTTCAACCTCGCGGCTTTCCTGGGCGAGAAGGCGGATCTGATGTGGGGATTAACAGCCGGCGCCCTCGCGGGTATCGGGTGGGTCGCCGCTTCGTTAGGGATTACATACCTCTTCGGCAGGAAATCACTCAAGCTGTTTTTAATAGATGCCGGCTACCAGGCAGTAACATATACATTGATGGGCGGCTTGCTCGGCATCTGGAAGTAA
- a CDS encoding NigD-like C-terminal domain-containing protein: protein MELKMNYRFGLFFIIIVSLIVQCTNNEPTGPDHRALLLNRSFDSVTVRLEYGKEILINNYAMLKFEGVASDSRCPIDAICVWPGNGEVKMSLKAEREKKEFTVNTLLEPRSYRFDEFVIELKSLNPSRRSDQQIKPDEYSVDLVIKPAAGGTNNSVPVKLIEGNNTDILKRDRLDVNSFSLNGDKLVFNLSYSGGCRDHSIELYAFKEIQKTSPAQATLILSHNGNGDMCEAYITKTASFDLTALKNYLKSVHGISDKALLIIHDPSGRPIRNPVVEYKF, encoded by the coding sequence ATGGAATTAAAAATGAATTATAGATTCGGTTTATTCTTTATTATCATCGTATCGCTCATCGTTCAATGCACAAACAATGAGCCGACAGGCCCGGACCACCGCGCGCTGTTATTAAACCGGAGTTTCGATTCGGTAACAGTCCGGCTTGAATACGGCAAAGAGATTCTGATCAACAATTACGCGATGTTAAAGTTCGAAGGCGTGGCGAGCGACTCACGCTGCCCTATCGACGCAATCTGCGTATGGCCCGGCAACGGCGAAGTTAAAATGAGTCTGAAGGCGGAACGCGAGAAGAAGGAGTTTACGGTAAATACGCTTCTGGAACCGCGGAGCTACCGGTTCGATGAGTTCGTTATAGAGCTTAAGTCGCTCAATCCATCGCGCAGGTCGGATCAGCAGATAAAGCCGGATGAATACAGTGTTGACCTTGTTATCAAACCCGCAGCAGGCGGAACGAACAATTCAGTGCCCGTAAAACTTATCGAGGGGAATAACACGGACATTTTAAAGCGTGACCGCCTGGACGTGAATTCGTTCTCTCTGAACGGTGATAAGCTCGTATTCAACCTATCGTATTCAGGCGGATGCAGAGACCATTCGATCGAACTCTATGCGTTTAAGGAGATTCAGAAAACGAGTCCGGCGCAGGCGACTCTGATACTTTCCCACAACGGCAACGGGGATATGTGCGAGGCGTATATAACGAAAACCGCATCGTTCGACCTTACGGCTCTAAAGAATTACCTTAAGTCGGTGCACGGCATCAGCGATAAAGCGCTTCTGATAATACACGATCCTTCCGGCAGGCCTATCCGCAATCCTGTGGTGGAGTACAAGTTTTAG
- the trmB gene encoding tRNA (guanosine(46)-N7)-methyltransferase TrmB, whose translation MPRKKHIKIAEVKNFSNVFGYKDENVFQNICAYFGHQSGFTLELGCGRGDYTISLAQLHPRKNFIGVDRKPSRIYNGAKHSNEIKVANAGFLVGYAELLAEIFAPASVDEIWITFPDPYPRRSSMKKRLTHPRFLEIYKKILKSGGKVNLKTDDDTLYNYTLKVVNESGLKLLKESSDLYAGGKLTDEEKILTKYEVQHLADGKSIKLVRFAF comes from the coding sequence ATGCCCCGTAAAAAACATATTAAGATTGCCGAAGTAAAAAATTTCAGCAATGTCTTCGGCTATAAAGACGAAAATGTATTTCAGAATATATGCGCATACTTCGGTCATCAATCGGGATTTACATTAGAGCTCGGATGCGGCCGTGGGGATTACACAATCAGCCTCGCGCAGCTCCATCCCCGGAAAAATTTTATAGGTGTCGACCGCAAGCCCTCGCGCATCTATAACGGCGCTAAACACTCGAACGAAATTAAAGTTGCCAACGCCGGTTTTCTGGTGGGTTATGCCGAACTCCTCGCGGAAATATTCGCACCAGCGAGCGTTGATGAGATCTGGATTACATTCCCCGATCCTTATCCGCGCCGGAGCAGTATGAAAAAACGGCTTACTCATCCGAGGTTCCTCGAAATCTATAAGAAAATTCTGAAGAGCGGGGGAAAGGTCAATCTTAAAACAGACGACGATACTCTCTACAATTATACGCTGAAAGTTGTGAATGAGTCCGGACTTAAACTTCTTAAAGAGAGCAGCGACCTTTATGCCGGCGGTAAACTCACCGATGAGGAAAAAATCCTTACCAAGTATGAAGTGCAGCACCTCGCCGACGGAAAGAGTATAAAACTCGTCCGCTTTGCATTCTGA
- a CDS encoding T9SS type A sorting domain-containing protein, which produces MKIKSQITGLVVLLIAALFSSADLGINSSSISPKVRSSGSPKAKIESKKMRSDYFFNKLRDPRLNEIPSNIREIEITYSKTLPTSRKLFKGNNTLKFDWQEAGPVDLGGRTRALAIDIKNSNVILAGGVSGGVWKSTDKGITWNLKTSPNEIQSVVAIAQDTRDGFTSTWYYSAGEMDGSAGDRSGGAKFYGGGVYKSTDNGETWQILPSTKVQSNVEWSDIYSFTNEIIVNPKTGSVFIATNAGLIVKSTDQGNTFTPSLGALNEHLRTDIKVNKDGALLASLSQKTNSQSQSNNPGFYYSTDDGATWKFITSANYPSEHDRTVLAFAASKPNVAYALMNTGNKFQNTQADDLRMLKIDINTEQIEDLSNNIQVYSTEENGLLNSQGNYNMALAVHPANENIVFFGLTNVYRTLDGFATKIEDKKVNWIGGYTVENNNSSHPDLHPDVHAFVFDPNSADDLWVAHDGGLSFTSQASTTNYQELFPWTNKDRTYNVTQYYTMSIYDTPSDSRLLGGTQDNGTPYFRFDGSNASPHRDVSTGDGSYSYLGAKYAFVSTQNGSVVRLGYDQNGNPDPTRWSSITPNDATGQLFINPFVVDPQDEDYMYYLAGNLLWRNKELSNLPDFNPDKLSQGWTSLDLNLPQNYVYTTLSISKNPAHILYLGAYSDAGNPVVFKLENSKTGTAAVNISPNLSQVTSGSYVSAIAVNPQNANEIILCLSNYGIIGLFHSNDGGANWTAIEGNLQGGSNNQGPSIRSAIILPFNNSKLYLVATSTGVYSTETLDAMNTVWSLEAPSLIGNVVVETIAGRSSDGVVVVATHGRGAFRGQINGAVSVNQNASIPSNYSLSQNYPNPFNPSTSISYSIPKESNVKLTIYDVTGGEVSTLVNGKQNAGQYSVRFNAQGLASGVYYYRVEADAYSSTKKMILIK; this is translated from the coding sequence ATGAAAATAAAATCTCAAATTACCGGCTTAGTTGTATTATTAATTGCGGCATTATTTTCTTCCGCTGATTTAGGCATCAACTCAAGTTCCATATCTCCAAAAGTCAGATCCTCTGGCAGCCCCAAGGCTAAAATTGAAAGTAAAAAAATGAGAAGCGATTACTTTTTTAACAAGCTTCGTGATCCAAGACTTAATGAGATTCCATCGAATATACGAGAAATTGAAATTACTTATTCCAAAACATTACCCACATCACGGAAATTATTTAAAGGAAACAATACTCTTAAATTTGACTGGCAGGAAGCCGGACCGGTTGATTTAGGGGGAAGAACCAGAGCCCTGGCAATAGATATAAAAAATTCTAATGTTATTTTGGCCGGGGGGGTTAGCGGGGGTGTATGGAAATCAACAGATAAGGGAATAACATGGAATTTAAAAACGTCGCCAAATGAAATACAAAGTGTTGTAGCTATAGCTCAGGATACGCGAGATGGCTTTACAAGTACCTGGTATTACTCTGCCGGAGAAATGGATGGTTCCGCTGGCGATAGAAGCGGTGGTGCGAAGTTTTACGGGGGCGGCGTTTATAAATCAACCGACAATGGTGAAACCTGGCAAATACTTCCCAGCACAAAGGTTCAGAGTAATGTTGAATGGAGCGATATTTATTCTTTTACAAACGAAATTATTGTCAATCCGAAAACCGGATCTGTTTTTATTGCAACCAACGCTGGACTTATTGTAAAATCAACAGATCAGGGAAATACTTTTACACCATCACTGGGCGCATTGAATGAGCACTTGAGAACAGATATTAAGGTAAATAAGGATGGAGCACTTCTCGCTTCTTTATCACAAAAAACAAACTCACAATCGCAATCGAATAATCCCGGATTTTATTATTCAACTGATGATGGGGCTACATGGAAATTTATAACCAGCGCAAATTACCCTTCAGAGCATGACAGAACTGTTCTTGCATTCGCCGCATCAAAACCAAATGTTGCTTACGCTCTTATGAATACGGGTAATAAATTTCAGAATACGCAAGCGGATGATTTGCGCATGTTGAAAATAGATATTAATACCGAACAAATAGAAGATTTAAGCAACAATATTCAAGTATACAGCACCGAGGAAAATGGATTGCTGAACAGTCAGGGTAATTATAATATGGCTTTAGCTGTTCACCCCGCAAACGAAAATATTGTCTTTTTTGGTTTAACCAATGTCTATAGAACTTTAGATGGTTTTGCGACAAAGATTGAAGATAAAAAAGTTAATTGGATTGGTGGTTACACTGTAGAAAATAATAACAGTTCTCATCCGGATCTTCATCCAGATGTTCACGCATTTGTCTTTGATCCTAATAGTGCGGATGATTTATGGGTTGCTCATGATGGAGGATTAAGTTTTACTTCACAAGCATCTACAACAAATTATCAAGAATTATTTCCATGGACGAACAAGGATAGAACATATAACGTAACGCAATATTATACTATGTCGATTTACGATACCCCTAGCGACAGCAGGCTTCTTGGCGGAACACAGGATAATGGAACGCCTTATTTCAGGTTTGATGGCTCTAATGCATCTCCGCATAGAGATGTTAGTACCGGAGATGGTTCATATTCTTATCTTGGTGCTAAATATGCGTTCGTATCAACTCAAAATGGTTCCGTGGTCAGATTAGGATACGACCAGAATGGAAATCCCGATCCAACCCGGTGGAGCAGTATAACTCCCAATGATGCAACAGGTCAATTATTTATAAATCCTTTTGTTGTTGATCCGCAAGACGAGGACTATATGTATTACCTTGCCGGTAATTTACTTTGGAGGAATAAGGAGTTAAGTAATCTTCCTGATTTCAATCCTGATAAACTTTCACAAGGGTGGACATCGTTAGATTTAAACCTACCGCAAAATTATGTCTATACTACATTAAGTATTTCGAAGAATCCCGCCCACATTTTATATCTGGGCGCATACTCCGATGCCGGTAACCCGGTTGTTTTTAAATTAGAAAATTCAAAAACAGGTACGGCTGCGGTCAATATTTCTCCCAACCTTTCTCAGGTAACCTCTGGTTCTTATGTTAGCGCCATTGCTGTTAATCCTCAAAATGCCAATGAGATTATTCTGTGTTTATCTAATTATGGAATTATTGGACTTTTTCATTCGAACGACGGCGGTGCTAACTGGACTGCAATAGAAGGAAATTTACAGGGAGGGAGCAACAACCAGGGTCCTTCAATCCGTTCAGCCATAATACTCCCTTTTAATAATTCAAAACTATATTTGGTTGCGACGAGCACAGGTGTTTATTCAACAGAAACTCTCGATGCCATGAACACGGTCTGGTCTTTAGAAGCCCCGTCTTTAATTGGAAATGTTGTGGTTGAAACTATAGCCGGAAGAAGCAGTGATGGTGTTGTTGTAGTAGCAACTCATGGCCGGGGTGCTTTCAGGGGTCAAATAAACGGTGCGGTATCGGTGAATCAAAACGCCAGCATTCCTTCGAATTATTCATTAAGTCAAAACTACCCCAACCCGTTTAATCCATCTACATCAATTTCATACAGCATACCGAAGGAATCTAATGTAAAACTAACGATATACGATGTTACGGGAGGAGAAGTATCGACTTTGGTAAACGGAAAACAAAATGCCGGACAATATTCGGTCCGGTTTAACGCGCAAGGATTAGCCAGCGGAGTTTATTATTATCGGGTGGAAGCTGATGCTTATTCAAGCACTAAAAAAATGATTCTTATTAAGTAA